In the genome of Streptomyces aquilus, the window CAGCTCCAGAGCATCACCGGCGGTGCTGATTTCGCCTTCGACACCACCGGCAGGTCGGCGGTGGTCGCCACGGCGCTCGACGCGCTGGCACAGGGCGGCACCTGCGCTCTGGCCGCCCCGGGGGAGGAACTGCGAATCCCCGCCCAGCAGATCGTATTCGGACGTCGGCTGACCGGAGTCCTCGAAGGCGATGCCGTCCCCGGTGTCTTCATCCCGCAGATGATCGAGTGGTGGCAGTCCGGACTGTTCCCCTTCGACAAGCTCGTCGAGCGCTTCCCCCTGCATGAGATCAACACCGCTGTCGACGCGGCCGCCTCCGGCCGGGTGGTCAAGCCGGTGCTCATTCCGTAGCCGCACACCGCGCAGCCGGTCGTGCCGGCGGTATGCGACCGGCATCGGCCCCGCGCCGTTCGTCCACAACCAACCTGGAAAGCGGGTGCGCCATGCGCCAATCGCTCATGACCATCGACGGCGAGGCCGTCGGCGGAGACGAATCGTTCGAGATCATCAACCCGGCCACGGGTGCGCCCGTAGGACGCGCACCGCAGTGTTCCCCGGCTCAGCTGGACGCGGCCATGAACGCCGCGCAGCGGGCGTTCGGCACGTGGCGGCAGGACGCGGCCGCGCGGCGCGAGGCTCTGCACCGGGCGGCGACCGTGGTCCGCAAGTCCGCCCAGGAACTCGGCCCGCTGTTCACCGGGGAGCAGGGGCGTCCGCTGTTCGCGTCGATCGGTGAGATCACGTACTCCGCCGACTGGCTGGACTACTACGCCGACCTGGAGATGCCCGACGAGAGCGTCGTGACCTACCCGGACCGCACCCTGGAGATCTCGCGGCGGCCCGTCGGTGTGGTCGGCGCCATGACGCCGTGGAACGCGCCGATCCTGCTCGCGATGTGGAAGATCGCGCCCGCCCTGGCGGCCGGCAACACCGTGGTCCTCAAGCCGTCCCCCTTCACGCCCCTGACGACCCTTGCCCTCGGCCGGATCCTGGCCGACACCCTGCCGCCCGGCGTGCTGAACGTGCTCAGCGGCCTGGAGCCGCTCGGCCGCGACCTCGTGGCACACCCGACCCCGCGCAAGATCAGTTTCACCGGCTCGGTGCCGACCGGGAAGCTCGTCGCGGCGGCAGCCGCCCAGGATCTCAAGCTCATCACCCTCGAACTCGGCGGCAACGACGCGGCGATCCTGCTCGACGACGTCGACATCGACGCGATCGTGGAGCCGCTGTTCTTCTCAGCCTTCGCCAACACGGGACAGATCTGCGAAGCGACCAAGCGGGTCTACGTGCCCGGCGGCCTCTACGGCAAGGTGCTCGACGCCCTGGCCGACCGAGCGCGCGCCGCACGGGTCGGGAACGGTATGGAACCCGGCGTCGAACTCGGTCCGCTCACCACGCCGTTCCAGCGCGACCACATCGAGGAACTCGTCGACGACGCCCGTGCCGCCGGCGCCACGATCGCCGCCGGCGGACGGCGGCTGCCGGGCGACGGGTACTTCTTCGAGCCGACCGTCGTCGGTGGCGTCGAGGACGGCACCCGGCTCGTCGACGAGGAGCAGTTCGGCCCGGCACTTCCGGTCATCCCATACACCGACCTGGACGAGGTGATCCGCAGGGCGAACCGGTCCCCGTACGGGCTCGGCGGTTCCGTCTGGACCAAGGATCTTGACCGTGCACGAGCGGTGGCCCGCCGGCTCGACACCGGGCGGGTCCGTATCAACACGGCCGGTCAGGTCCCGCCCCCGGAAGCGCCCTTCGGCGGAGTGAAGTGGAGCGGGATCGGTGTGGAGAACGGTCCCTGGGGGCTGGCCGCGTACACCGAACTCCACGTCACCGAGATCGCGAACCCCTGAAACCGGGGGAGCGACGTGTCGAACCCCGCGCGAGGTGTGCGGGGTGCCGGACGACGAGCTCCGTGGAACGGATTCCCGGAGCCGACTACTAAGGGAGAAACAACCATGGGTGATTGGCTCAAGGACCGAGTGGCCGTTGTGACCGGGGGTGGTCGCGGTATCGGAGCCGCCATTGCCACGATGTACGCCGCCGAGGGCGCGGCGGTGCTGGTCAACGACCTCGGCGGGTCCGGCGCGGGCGAGGGCAACGACACCGGGCCCGCCGACCTGCTGGTCCGCGAGATCACCGAGTCCGGTGGTACCGCCATCGCCGACTACACCGACATCAGCGATCATGAGGCCACAGCGGCGATGGTCAACCGCGCGATAGAGGAGTTCGGTCGCCTGGACATCCTCGTGAACGTCGCGGGCATCCTCCGCGACAAGATGATCTTCAATCTGGAGGAGAAGGACTGGGACGCGGTCATCGCGGTGCACCTCAAGGGGCACTACAACACGATCAAGCCGGCCGCCCAGTACTGGCGCAAGCAGCGTGACGAGAACGCCCACAACCGGATCATCAACTTCACCTCCATCGCCGGCCTGCACGGCTCAGCCGGTCAGCCGAACTACGCCTCGGCCAAGATGGGCATCGTCGGTCTGACCTACTCCTGCGCGAACGCGCTGAGCCGTTACGGAGTGACCACGAACGCGATCTCTCCGGGCGCCGCGTCCCGGCTGGTCGCGACGGTCCCCACGGAGCGGCT includes:
- a CDS encoding SDR family NAD(P)-dependent oxidoreductase, coding for MGDWLKDRVAVVTGGGRGIGAAIATMYAAEGAAVLVNDLGGSGAGEGNDTGPADLLVREITESGGTAIADYTDISDHEATAAMVNRAIEEFGRLDILVNVAGILRDKMIFNLEEKDWDAVIAVHLKGHYNTIKPAAQYWRKQRDENAHNRIINFTSIAGLHGSAGQPNYASAKMGIVGLTYSCANALSRYGVTTNAISPGAASRLVATVPTERLHDDAKDVMHGPEYLGPIATYLASERSAWLNGRVIGARGTEVELYNIPEPIRSVATHELWDMDTLAKQVETHFRGPAKAPLVAPWFTD
- a CDS encoding aldehyde dehydrogenase family protein, with product MRQSLMTIDGEAVGGDESFEIINPATGAPVGRAPQCSPAQLDAAMNAAQRAFGTWRQDAAARREALHRAATVVRKSAQELGPLFTGEQGRPLFASIGEITYSADWLDYYADLEMPDESVVTYPDRTLEISRRPVGVVGAMTPWNAPILLAMWKIAPALAAGNTVVLKPSPFTPLTTLALGRILADTLPPGVLNVLSGLEPLGRDLVAHPTPRKISFTGSVPTGKLVAAAAAQDLKLITLELGGNDAAILLDDVDIDAIVEPLFFSAFANTGQICEATKRVYVPGGLYGKVLDALADRARAARVGNGMEPGVELGPLTTPFQRDHIEELVDDARAAGATIAAGGRRLPGDGYFFEPTVVGGVEDGTRLVDEEQFGPALPVIPYTDLDEVIRRANRSPYGLGGSVWTKDLDRARAVARRLDTGRVRINTAGQVPPPEAPFGGVKWSGIGVENGPWGLAAYTELHVTEIANP